From a region of the Rhinolophus sinicus isolate RSC01 linkage group LG04, ASM3656204v1, whole genome shotgun sequence genome:
- the RANBP6 gene encoding ran-binding protein 6, with protein sequence MAAAGSAGAPATVSGKQEFYQLLKNLINPSCMVRRQAEEIYENIPGLCKTTFLLDAVRNRRAGYEVRQMAAALLRRLLSSGFEEVYPNLPSDVQRDVKIELILAVKLETHASMRKKLCDIFAVLARNLIDEDGTNHWPEGLKFLIDSIYSKNVVLWEVALHVFWHFPGIFGNQERHDLDIIKRLLDQCIQDQEHPAIRTLSARAAAAFVLANESNIALFKDFADLLPGILQAVNDSCYQDDDSVLESLVEIADTVPKYLGPYLEDTLQLSLKLCGDSRLSNLQRQLALEVIVTLSETATPMLKKHTNIIAQAVPHILAMMVDLQDDEDWVNADEMEEDDFDSNAVAAESALDRLACGLGGKLVLPITKEHIMQMLQSPDWKYRHAGLMALSAIGEGCHQQMEPILDEMVNSVLLFLQDPHPRVRAAACTTLGQMATDFAPNFQKKFHETVIAALLRTMENQGNQRVQSHAASALVIFIEDCPKSLLVLYLDSMVRNLHSILVIKLQELIRNGTKLALEQLVTTIASVADTIEEKFIPYYDIFMPSLKHIVELAVQKELKLLKGKTIECISHVGLAVGKEKFMQDASNVMQLLLKTQSDLNNMEDDDPQTSYVVSAWARMCKILGNDFQQYLPLVIEPLIKTASAKPDVALLDTQDVENMSDDDGWQFVNLGDQQSFGIKTSGLEAKATACQMLVYYAKELREGFVEYTEQVVKLMVPLLKFYFHDNVRVAAAESMPFLLECARIRGPEYLAQMWQFICDPLIKAIGTEPDTDVLSEIMNSFAKCIEVMGDGCLNDGQLEELREILKAKLEGHFKNQELRQVKRQEENYDQQVEMSLQDEDECDVYILTKVSDILHSLFSTYKEKILPWFEQLLPLIVNLICSNRPWPDRQWGLCIFDDIIEHCSPTSFKYVEYFRWPMLLNMRDNNPEVRQAAAYGLGVMAQFGGDDYRSLCSEAVPLLVKVIKCANSKTKKNVIATENCISAVGKILRFKPNCVNVDEVLPHWLSWLPLHEDKEEAIQTLSFLCDLIESNHPVVLGPNNSNLPKIISIIAEGKINETINYENPCAKRLANVVRQVQTSEELWLECVSQLDDEHREALQELLNLA encoded by the coding sequence ATGGCGGCGGCCGGGTCTGCAGGGGCACCGGCGACCGTGTCGGGAAAGCAAGAGTTTTACCAGCTTCTGAAGAACCTGATCAATCCAAGTTGTATGGTGCGGAGGCAGGCAGAGGAAATCTATGAAAACATCCCAGGTCTGTGTAAGACTACATTCCTCTTAGATGCCGTCAGAAATAGAAGAGCAGGTTATGAGGTGAGACAAATGGCTGCCGCACTGCTACGACGGCTTTTGTCCTCTGGGTTTGAGGAAGTCTATCCAAATCTGCCTTCTGATGTTCAGAGGGACGTGAAGATTGAACTGATACTGGCTGTTAAGTTAGAAACACATGCTAGTATGAGGAAAAAACTTTGTGATATTTTTGCGGTGCTGGCCAGGAATTTGATAGATGAGGATGGCACTAACCACTGGCCTGAAGGTCTGAAGTTCCTTATTGATTCAATCTACTCTAAAAATGTGGTTCTGTGGGAAGTTGCACTTCACGTTTTCTGGCACTTTCCTGGGATTTTTGGGAACCAAGAGCGGCACGATTTGGATATCATCAAACGGTTGTTGGACCAGTGTATTCAAGATCAAGAACATCCAGCAATCAGGACATTATCCGCTAGAGCTGCAGCTGCATTTGTACTTGCCAATGAGAGTAATATTGCTCTTTTCAAAGACTTTGCAGACTTGCTCCCTGGAATCTTACAGGCTGTGAATGACTCATGCTACCAGGATGATGATTCAGTGCTAGAATCCCTTGTTGAAATTGCAGATACTGTACCTAAATACTTGGGTCCGTATTTAGAAGATACTCTGCAGTTGAGTCTAAAGTTATGTGGAGACTCAAGGCTTAGTAATCTGCAACGCCAGCTGGCCCTTGAAGTAATAGTCACCTTGTCTGAAACTGCAACCCCAATGttgaaaaaacatacaaatattattGCACAGGCAGTTCCTCATATATTAGCAATGATGGTTGATCTACAAGATGATGAGGACTGGGTAAATGCTGATGAAATGGAAGAAGATGATTTTGATAGCAATGCAGTTGCAGCTGAGAGTGCACTAGACAGACTGGCTTGCGGGCTCGGTGGAAAACTTGTTTTACCAATCACTAAGGAGCATATCATGCAGATGCTTCAGAGCCCTGACTGGAAATATCGACATGCTGGATTAATGGCCTTATCCGCCATTGGAGAAGGATGCCATCAGCAAATGGAACCAATTCTAGATGAAATGGTTAactctgttttgctttttcttcaggATCCTCATCCAAGGGTGAGGGCTGCAGCCTGTACTACACTTGGACAGATGGCTACAGATTTTGCGCCTAACTTCCAAAAGAAATTCCATGAAACAGTGATTGCAGCTCTGTTGCGTACCATGGAAAATCAAGGCAATCAGCGTGTGCAATCACATGCAGCTTCTgcacttgttatttttattgaagacTGCCCCAAATCATTGCTAGTTCTGTATTTGGATAGTATGGTGAGAAATCTACATTCCATCTTGGTGATTAAACTTCAAGAGTTGATTCGGAATGGAACTAAGTTGGCCTTAGAACAGCTTGTGACAACCATTGCCTCAGTTGCGGAtacaatagaagaaaaatttattccatattatgatatatttatgCCCTCACTAAAGCACATTGTTGAGCTTGCTGTTCAAAAAGAACTCAAGCTtctgaaaggaaaaactattGAGTGCATTAGCCATGTTGGTCTTGCTGTTGGGAAGGAAAAATTTATGCAAGATGCATCAAATGTGATGCAACTATTGTTGAAGACACAATCAGACTTAAATAATATGGAAGATGATGATCCTCAGACCTCTTACGTGGTTTCAGCGTGGGCTAGAATGTGTAAAATTCTTGGAAATGATTTTCAACAGTATCTTCCACTGGTTATTGAGCCTCTTATTAAGACTGCTTCAGCTAAACCTGATGTTGCTCTCTTAGACACACAAGATGTGGAGAATATGAGTGATGATGATGGCTGGCAATTTGTAAATCTTGGAGACCAGCAAAGTTTTGGAATTAAAACTTCAGGACTTGAAGCAAAAGCAACTGCTTGCCAGATGTTGGTTTACTATGCTAAGGAATTAAGGGAAGGATTTGTGGAATATACAGAACAAGTTGTAAAGCTGATGGTTCCtttactgaaattttatttccatgaCAATGTTCGAGTGGCAGCAGCTGAGTCCATGCCTTTTCTCCTGGAATGTGCAAGAATTCGTGGCCCAGAATATCTTGCACAGATGTGGCAGTTCATATGTGATCCCTTAATCAAGGCTATTGGGACTGAACCTGATACAGATGTACTCTCAGAAATAATGAATTCTTTTGCAAAGTGCATTGAAGTAATGGGAGATGGGTGCCTTAATGATGGACAGTTGGAAGAACTGagagaaatattgaaagcaaaacttgaaggtcactttaaaaatcaagaattgaGGCAGGttaaaagacaggaagaaaactaTGACCAACAAGTTGAAATGTCTCTGCAAGATGAGGATGAATGTGATGTTTACATTCTGACCAAAGTATCTGACATTTTGCACTCATTATTTAGTACTTACAAGGAAAAGATTTTACCATGGTTTGAACAACTGCTTCCATTAATTGTAAATCTAATTTGTTCTAATAGGCCATGGCCAGACAGACAGTGGGGATTATGCATATTTGATGATATCATAGAGCACTGTAGTCCAACCTCATTTAAATATGTAGAATATTTTCGGTGGCCGATGCTACTAAATATGCGAGATAACAACCCTGAAGTCAGGCAAGCTGCTGCTTATGGCCTGGGTGTTATGGCACAGTTTGGTGGAGATGATTACCGTTCTTTATGTTCAGAAGCTGTTCCACTGCTGGTAAAAGTTATTAAGTGTGCAAattccaaaaccaaaaaaaatgtcattgctaCGGAGAACTGTATCTCAGCAGTAGGCAAGATTTTGAGGTTTAAGCCTAACTGTGTAAATGTAGATGAAGTTCTTCCTCACTGGTTGTCATGGCTTCCACTTCATGAGGATAAAGAGGAAGCTATTCAGACTTTGAGTTTTCTCTGTGACTTAATTGAAAGTAACCACCCAGTTGTACTCGGTCCAAATAATTCCAATCTTCCCAAAATAATCAGTATAAttgcagaaggaaaaattaatgagACTATTAACTATGAAAATCCTTGTGCCAAACGCCTAGCTAATGTTGTGCGTCAGGTACAAACTTCTGAAGAATTATGGTTGGAATGTGTATCGCAACTTGATGATGAGCATCGGGAAGCCTTACAGGAGTTGCTGAATCTTGCTTGA